Proteins encoded by one window of Chondromyces crocatus:
- a CDS encoding outer membrane protein assembly factor BamD has protein sequence MMRVALTVAVCLTAVSALTGCDIQASNGSRATLTYTTDARKAYQEALTAFRAREWEDARALFKDLQKLFPYSAYAKLAGLRVADIDFELQRYPESVSAYREWIQNNRTDKDVEYARYRIGKALHEDINDGFLQPPAEERDQAVTIDAYKELRGFLRQFPRSRYGKDAAYMLEAVTGRLVRHELYVAHFYLKRDRFEAAVARIDFALRNYPNSGLDPEALVLKGETLLKMKRVPEARWVFQSVVRDWGGPFASPARRFLEDIGDGPVKEPLEAEAAKGAGAQKPMSPGAAPGRPR, from the coding sequence ATGATGCGTGTCGCCCTCACGGTCGCTGTCTGCCTCACCGCTGTGAGCGCCCTGACGGGTTGCGACATCCAGGCCTCGAACGGGAGCCGGGCGACGCTGACGTACACCACGGACGCGCGCAAGGCGTACCAGGAGGCGCTCACGGCGTTCCGGGCGCGTGAGTGGGAAGACGCGCGGGCGCTGTTCAAGGATCTGCAGAAGCTCTTCCCTTACAGCGCCTACGCGAAACTCGCGGGGCTGCGGGTGGCGGACATCGACTTCGAGCTGCAGCGCTACCCGGAGTCGGTGTCGGCTTACCGGGAGTGGATCCAGAACAATCGCACCGACAAGGATGTGGAGTACGCGCGCTACCGGATCGGGAAGGCGCTGCATGAGGACATCAACGACGGGTTCTTGCAGCCGCCTGCCGAGGAGCGGGATCAGGCGGTGACCATCGATGCGTACAAGGAGCTGCGCGGGTTTCTCCGGCAGTTTCCTCGGAGCCGGTACGGCAAGGACGCGGCGTACATGCTGGAGGCCGTCACCGGGCGGCTGGTGCGGCACGAGCTGTACGTGGCGCACTTCTATCTGAAGAGGGATCGGTTCGAGGCGGCGGTGGCGCGCATCGACTTCGCGCTGCGCAACTACCCGAACTCGGGGCTCGACCCGGAGGCGCTGGTGCTGAAGGGCGAGACGCTGCTCAAGATGAAGCGGGTGCCGGAGGCGCGCTGGGTATTCCAGTCGGTGGTGCGGGACTGGGGTGGGCCGTTCGCGTCCCCGGCGCGGCGCTTTCTGGAGGACATCGGCGACGGGCCGGTCAAGGAGCCTCTGGAGGCGGAGGCGGCGAAGGGCGCCGGGGCGCAGAAGCCGATGAGCCCAGGGGCCGCGCCCGGGAGGCCGCGTTGA
- the greA gene encoding transcription elongation factor GreA: MSEKVPMTPEGQARLREEMRRLKEVELPQVVKDIAVARDHGDISENAEYHAAKERQGMIVARISYLEQTISRAEVIDPSKLKGSKVQFGARVKVANVDSGEEQTFQLVGPDEADIKKGTISVTSPMARGLIGREVGDEVRVVMPAGPRTFEILEIAYL; the protein is encoded by the coding sequence ATGTCCGAGAAAGTACCGATGACACCCGAGGGGCAGGCCCGCCTCCGCGAGGAGATGCGCCGGCTGAAGGAAGTCGAGTTGCCGCAGGTGGTGAAGGATATTGCGGTGGCCCGGGATCACGGAGACATCTCCGAGAATGCCGAGTACCACGCCGCGAAAGAGCGCCAAGGGATGATCGTGGCGCGCATCTCGTACCTGGAGCAGACCATCTCCAGGGCCGAGGTGATCGATCCTTCGAAGCTCAAGGGCAGCAAGGTCCAGTTCGGGGCGCGGGTGAAGGTCGCGAACGTGGACAGTGGCGAGGAGCAGACCTTCCAGCTCGTCGGGCCCGACGAGGCCGACATCAAGAAGGGGACGATCTCGGTGACGTCGCCGATGGCGCGCGGGCTGATCGGGCGCGAGGTGGGTGACGAGGTGCGGGTGGTCATGCCGGCAGGGCCACGCACCTTCGAGATCCTCGAGATAGCCTATCTATGA